ACCCTCCCCCGTCTGGCGAAGAGCTGGCTGAAACCGGCTGAAAGCATAAAACATCATTAATGCGGTTTTCCTACTCACCGAATCAATGTCCCTTCTGCGGCGGTCAACAAACGACTTCCTACCATCGGGTCTCTTTCTCGCAGGGAGCGGTAAGCTGGGTCCGATGCGTCCATGACGGACTGGTTTATCAAAATCCAAGGCTCGACAACCGGTCGATCTCAAGCCTTTTCAGCGCCCCCGAATACATTCAGGGGGGAAAGTCGGCGCACCCCCTCGGTTATTACGACTATTTCGAAAGTGAGCGGGCCCGTTTGGCCACCGGCAGAAAAAAGATAAAAAAAGTCGAAAAAAAATGCGGCCGGAAAGCCCTGAATATCCTGGAAGTTGGGTGCGCCACGGGGTCTCTCCTCAAAGCCGCCCGGGATCGTGGACATCAGGTTTTGGGAGTGGATGCCTCGGCTGTTTTCGCGGAATACGGCCGACGCACGTATGATTTGGACATCAAGGTCGGCCTCGTGGAGGAAATGGCCTTGCCCGAATCGGTTCATGATGTTGTTTTTCTTCAAGGCTCCCTGCTTTGTCTTTCGGACCCCGTCAAGGTGTTCGTCAAAATCGGGCGCCTCTTGAAACCGGGCGGTCTTTTCATCTTTAATGTGCCCCTCCTCGACACCCTTTCCTCCAGACTCCTGGGAAAAAGGCTTTGGGTTTACAAACCGGGGGTCCAAGTCCTTTATACCCGTCCAAATATCCTGGAGCTGTTAAAACGAACCAGTCTCCATTTG
This is a stretch of genomic DNA from Deltaproteobacteria bacterium. It encodes these proteins:
- a CDS encoding class I SAM-dependent methyltransferase — translated: MRFSYSPNQCPFCGGQQTTSYHRVSFSQGAVSWVRCVHDGLVYQNPRLDNRSISSLFSAPEYIQGGKSAHPLGYYDYFESERARLATGRKKIKKVEKKCGRKALNILEVGCATGSLLKAARDRGHQVLGVDASAVFAEYGRRTYDLDIKVGLVEEMALPESVHDVVFLQGSLLCLSDPVKVFVKIGRLLKPGGLFIFNVPLLDTLSSRLLGKRLWVYKPGVQVLYTRPNILELLKRTSLHLLESRRDVQAVSLEKLACVLGFLNLGRFLGRLRRYYLTFYIPAVFEFVASNREDKQ